In a genomic window of Thermodesulfobacteriota bacterium:
- a CDS encoding inositol-3-phosphate synthase, which yields TIRIGKRTDKNSPLIKDFIPLRDLDDLVFAGWDIFPDDCYEASLKAGVLDKNLLDELKPGLQQTSPMKAVFSRKYVKNLNGKHLKRGKTKMDLAEQLIEDIKTFKKESGVDRLVMVWCGSTEVFIQASEVHRSVKSFEKGLKENHPGIPPSMIYAYAAIKCGVPYANGAPNLSADVPALMKLADQKKVPISGKDFKTGQTLMKTILAPGLKSRMIGIDGWFSTNILGNRDGEVLDDPYSFKTKEQSKLSVLDYIFQPDLYPDLYSDYYHKVRINYYPPRGDAKEAWDNIDIFGWLNYPMQIKVNFLCRDSILAAPIVLDLVIFLDLANRAGLYGIQEWLSFYFKSPMHGEGLYPEHDVFIQLMKLKNTLRYMQGEELITHLGLDYYDFA from the coding sequence ACAATCAGAATTGGCAAAAGGACCGATAAAAACTCACCCTTAATAAAAGATTTTATTCCTTTGCGTGATTTAGATGATCTGGTTTTTGCAGGTTGGGATATTTTTCCAGACGACTGCTATGAAGCATCCCTTAAGGCAGGAGTGCTTGACAAAAACCTGCTTGACGAATTAAAACCTGGTTTGCAGCAAACCTCTCCTATGAAGGCTGTTTTTAGCAGAAAATACGTCAAGAACCTAAACGGCAAACACCTTAAGCGCGGCAAGACCAAAATGGACTTAGCCGAGCAGCTTATTGAAGATATTAAAACATTCAAAAAAGAAAGCGGTGTTGACAGATTGGTGATGGTTTGGTGCGGAAGCACAGAAGTATTCATACAAGCATCAGAAGTTCATAGAAGTGTAAAATCTTTTGAAAAAGGGCTTAAGGAAAATCATCCTGGAATTCCTCCAAGCATGATTTATGCCTACGCAGCAATTAAATGCGGTGTGCCGTATGCAAACGGAGCACCTAATTTGTCAGCCGATGTACCTGCGCTTATGAAGCTTGCTGATCAAAAGAAAGTACCAATATCAGGTAAGGACTTTAAAACAGGCCAAACCTTGATGAAGACTATTTTAGCACCTGGACTTAAGAGCAGAATGATCGGTATTGACGGCTGGTTTTCCACTAATATTCTTGGAAATAGAGACGGTGAAGTTTTAGATGACCCATATTCGTTTAAAACAAAAGAGCAAAGCAAACTTAGCGTGCTTGACTACATATTTCAGCCTGATCTATATCCGGATCTATATTCAGATTACTACCATAAAGTCAGAATTAACTACTACCCGCCTAGAGGGGACGCTAAAGAGGCATGGGACAATATTGATATTTTTGGGTGGCTCAACTATCCAATGCAGATCAAAGTAAATTTCCTATGCAGAGACAGCATTCTTGCCGCTCCTATTGTTCTTGATCTAGTGATCTTCCTAGATCTTGCAAATAGAGCAGGGCTGTATGGAATTCAAGAATGGCTCTCATTTTATTTCAAGAGCCCTATGCATGGTGAGGGTCTGTATCCAGAGCATGATGTATTTATCCAGCTCATGAAGCTTAAAAACACTCTTAGGTATATGCAGGGTGAAGAGCTGATTACCCATCTGGGTCTAGACTATTACGACTTCGCCTAA